ATGCAGTTGGACTCGTCGGTGCGGTAGACCTCCTCCAGGGCGGCCGCGAAGTCCGGGTCGATGACCTCCATGTTGATCTCGTAGTTGCCGGTGAGGCTGAGCCGGTCGATGTTCGCCGTCCCCACCGTCACCCACGAGCCGTCCACGGTCGAGGTCTTGGCGTGCACCATCGCGTCCTTGAACCGGAAGATCCGCACACCCGCCTCGAGCAGCTGCGCGAAGTACCCGCGGCTGAGCCAGTCGGCCACCACGTGGTTGGACTTCAGCGGCACCAGCAGGCGTACGTCGACCCCGCGGCGGGCGGCGGCGGTGAGCGCCTCGACGAAGTCGGTGTCGGGGATGAAGTAGGCGTGGGTCATCCAGATGTTGCGCGAGGCCCGGTTGATCGCCTCGATGTACATCCCGCGGATGGGGAACATCCACAGCCGCGGCACGTTGCGGTGGAACCGCACCCGCGGCTCCCACGCGCTGGCCGTCTCCACCAGCAGCGGCCGCTCGCTGGCCCGGAACCGCCGGCGCCGGTGCAGGTTCCAGAAGTCGGCGAAGGCCCGGCGCAGGTCCTGCACCGCGGGCCCGGTCACCCGCACGTGGGTGTCGCGCCACTCGGTCTCGTACGCCGTGCCGATGTTGTAGCCGCCGACGTAGCCCTCGGTGTCGTCGACGACCAGGATCTTGCGGTGGTCACGGCCGTAGCGCCGCAGGTCGAAGAAGCGCCACCCCGCGCCGTACACCGGGTAGCGCAGCACCTTGAGCGAGGTCGGGAACCGCTTGAAACGGGGCGAGACCACGAGGTTCGCGAACCCGTCGTAGATGCAGTAGACCTCGACCCCGCGCTCGGCCGCCGCGACCAGCGCCGCCTTGAACTGCTCGCCGACCTCGTCGCCCTTCCAGATGTAGGTCTCGAACAGCACCTGCCGCTGCGCCCGCCCGATCGCGCCCAGCATGTCGGCGTACACGTCCTGGCCGAAGGTGTAGGTCGTGATCCCCACCTCGCCGACCTCGACCGTCTCCGGCGGCGTGGTCGGGAACGGCTTGGGCTTCTTGCCGCGCCGGCGGTAGGAGTCGACCAGCGACATCGCGATGCCGATCAGCACCGGCACCCCGAACACCACCGCCAGGGTCCGCCGGAGCCACCGCAGCGCTCGTTGCATGCTGGCCCCGCTCACCCCTCCAGCCTAGTGACGTCTAGCCGAGCCCGAAGTCCACGTCGTGCTGCGTCGCGCGGACCCGCTCGTGGGGCTCCGCGGCCAGCAGCCACTCACCGCGCCCGGCGTCCTCGTCGCCGTTGAGCTGCTGGGCCACCGCGTCCATGGGCACGCCCGGCCAGGTCGTCACCAGCACCGGCCCCTCGCGCCGGCTCGCCCCCGCGCCGGTGGCGGTCCACAGCGCCACCAGCGCCTCGGCGTGTCCGGGCGCGGCCGCGAAGACGGTCAGCACCGCGTCGGTCGGCTCGACCACGTCGACGACCTGGAGGGCGCCGGCCGAGTCCCTCGCGCAGCGCACCAGGTCGCCCGCGGCCAGCGGCGCGGCCAGCGCGCTCTGCGTCAGGCGGTACGCCGGGCCGGCCGGTTCGGCGTACACGGTCTCGGGAGTGTCGGCGTCCACGAGGCGGAGCAGGAGCGAGACGGCCATCAGCGCCGACCGCCCACGGAGGCGGCGAGCTGGTGGATGTCCTCGGGCCGGAACAGTCCCAGGGGGAGCAGTGTCGTGCGCGCGGCGCCGAACGCGCGTCGGCGGTGCCGCAGCAGCACGTTGTGGTCGGTGCTGCTGACCGCCGCGAAGTTGTCCCAGGCCAGCACCTGCGTGCCGTGCTGCGTCTCGACCGCGAGGTGCTCGGGCGTCACCTCGGCGTGCAGCACCCGGCCGATCGGGAACGCCGCTCGAAACGCCCGGCGCCAGCGGACGAACCGCACGGCGGCTGGGACCGCGAGGGCCAGCAGGGCGCCGGCGAGCCACAGGAAGCCGGCCCAGGTGGTGAGCAGCCCCAGCAGCGCAAAGCCGGCGGCGCCCACGTAAGGGAGGAGGAAGTCGGCGGTGCGGACGACGGTCCAGGTCGCGTCCGCGACCAGGTGGGTCTGCACCTCCTCGGTGACGCGCAGGGACCGGGCGAGCCCGGATGGGGATGTCGCGACCGGACCGGGTCCGGCCGCGTGGCCCTCGAGGAACGCGACGTCGTCGTCGCTGAGCAGCTCGCCCGGGATCACGAACTGCAGGGAGCGGCCGTAGACGTTGGCGTTGCGTCCGGAGCGCCGGACGAGCAGC
This genomic window from Nocardioides anomalus contains:
- a CDS encoding phospholipase D-like domain-containing protein; amino-acid sequence: MSGASMQRALRWLRRTLAVVFGVPVLIGIAMSLVDSYRRRGKKPKPFPTTPPETVEVGEVGITTYTFGQDVYADMLGAIGRAQRQVLFETYIWKGDEVGEQFKAALVAAAERGVEVYCIYDGFANLVVSPRFKRFPTSLKVLRYPVYGAGWRFFDLRRYGRDHRKILVVDDTEGYVGGYNIGTAYETEWRDTHVRVTGPAVQDLRRAFADFWNLHRRRRFRASERPLLVETASAWEPRVRFHRNVPRLWMFPIRGMYIEAINRASRNIWMTHAYFIPDTDFVEALTAAARRGVDVRLLVPLKSNHVVADWLSRGYFAQLLEAGVRIFRFKDAMVHAKTSTVDGSWVTVGTANIDRLSLTGNYEINMEVIDPDFAAALEEVYRTDESNCIELTRGEWEARDLHRRFTEMVLRPLRPLL